A region of Candidatus Cloacimonadota bacterium DNA encodes the following proteins:
- a CDS encoding polyprenol monophosphomannose synthase, which produces MKALLIIPTYNEIENIARIIPAALSQSEMLEILVMDDNSPDGTAAAVKDLMKTEPRLHLIERPRKMGLGSAYVTGFKYALKNGYDFVLEMDADFSHDPNDLPRLLEAAQKNDLVIGSRYCQGVNIVNWPFRRLLISYFASKYVRVITGMPVKDPTAGFKCFNRRVLEAINLDRILSDGYAFQVEMNFRAWSLGFKIHEVSIVFTERVDGVSKMSRQIVWEAVWMVWRLQFKKLFGKL; this is translated from the coding sequence ATGAAAGCTCTGTTAATCATTCCCACCTATAATGAAATCGAAAACATCGCCCGCATTATTCCGGCGGCTTTGAGTCAAAGCGAAATGTTGGAAATTCTGGTGATGGACGACAATTCTCCCGATGGCACAGCCGCCGCCGTGAAAGACTTGATGAAGACCGAACCCAGGCTGCACCTGATTGAGAGGCCACGCAAGATGGGGCTCGGCTCTGCCTACGTGACCGGTTTTAAATATGCCCTGAAAAATGGCTATGACTTTGTGCTGGAGATGGATGCAGATTTTTCCCACGATCCAAACGACCTGCCCCGCCTTTTGGAGGCTGCCCAAAAAAATGACCTGGTAATTGGCTCCCGCTATTGCCAGGGTGTGAATATCGTTAACTGGCCATTCAGGCGGCTTTTAATCAGCTATTTTGCCTCAAAATATGTGCGTGTTATTACGGGTATGCCGGTGAAAGACCCCACCGCGGGCTTTAAGTGTTTTAATCGCAGAGTGTTGGAAGCCATCAATCTGGATCGCATCCTTTCCGACGGCTATGCCTTCCAGGTGGAAATGAATTTCCGAGCCTGGAGCCTGGGATTCAAAATACATGAGGTTTCCATCGTTTTCACAGAGCGCGTGGACGGGGTTTCCAAAATGAGCCGGCAAATCGTTTGGGAAGCGGTCTGGATGGTTTGGCGCCTGCAATTCAAGAAGCTTTTTGGCAAGCTTTAA